A stretch of Lathyrus oleraceus cultivar Zhongwan6 chromosome 6, CAAS_Psat_ZW6_1.0, whole genome shotgun sequence DNA encodes these proteins:
- the LOC127092489 gene encoding probable F-actin-capping protein subunit beta, translated as MEAAMGLMRRIPPKHTETALSALLSLMPNNSSDLLSQVDQPLQVLCDVDCGKEFILCEYNRDADSYRSPWSNKYHPPLEDGSLPSSELRKLEIEANEIFAIYRDQYYEGGISSVYMWEDENEGFVACFLIKKDGSKTGQGRRGYLEEGAWDAIHVIEVGPEEEENTNYRLTSTVMLTLTTNNESSGTFSLSGSIRRQMSMKLSVADGHLCNMGRMIEEMESKLRNSLDQVYFGKTREMVCTLRPPSEVVQLRIPES; from the exons atggAAGCTGCGATGGGACTGATGCGGAGGATTCCACCCAAACACACCGAAACAGCTCTCTCTGCGCTTCTCAGTCTTATGCCCAACAACTCTTCCGATCTCCTCTCTCAAGTCGATCAACCACTCCAG GTTTTGTGCGATGTGGACTGTGGGAAGGAGTTCATTTTGTGTGAATATAACAGAGATGCAGACTCTTACAG ATCACCCTGGTCGAATAAATACCATCCACCATTAGAAGATGGATCGCTTCCTTCTTCAGAGTTGAGGAAGCTTGAAATTGAAGCAAATGAAATATTTGCTATATATCGTGACCA GTATTATGAAGGTGGCATTTCATCAGTTTATATGTGGGAAGATGAAAATGAAGGTTTCGTAGCTTGCTTCTTGATAAAGAAAG ATGGCTCAAAGACAGGGCAAGGTAGACGAGGATATTTAGAGGAAGGAGCATGGGATGCCATACATGTTATAGAG GTTGGGCCAGAGGAAGAAGAAAACACCAATTACCGGTTAACCAGTACAGTCATGTTGACTTTAACTACAAACAACGAGTCATCGGGAACCTTCAGTTTGTCTGGATCAATTAGACGTCAG ATGAGTATGAAGCTATCAGTTGCTGATGGACATCTTTGTAACATGGGAAGGATGATTGAAGAAATGGAGAGTAAGCTGAGGAACTCACTTGATCAG GTATACTTTGGGAAAACAAGAGAAATGGTTTGCACACTAAGACCACCATCTGAAGTGGTGCAGTTGAGAATCCCTGAGAGCTGA
- the LOC127093127 gene encoding uncharacterized protein LOC127093127 isoform X1 encodes MGTQVSDGDYVASLQARVKELEAENANLLSRLAHCHCSQDDQILYGPDYKDAKVTEPKKSNGESQRKIRNKPGYSTAFLSHHSKRYVALKVMYFGKRFYGFSAEAQMEPSVESEIFKALKTTRLLVGDKKDSQYSRCGRTDKGVSSVGQVIALFLRSKLKISGVNNGSSGEYVFEEKHEGELDYVRVINRELPNDIRVLGWCPVPVDFHARFSCLSREYKYFFWKENLNILAMKTAGTKLLGEHDFRNFCKMDAANVHTYMRCISMFDISPTDVSYDGNQLWVIKFRGRAFLWHQVRCMVAVLFLVGQGLESPDLCRDIQLQGREFEPTTSHLFTFKRIPRKPQYVMASEAPLVLQSCEFENLKFMCSPDSGKALRAHLVNECQIYQLETAIFGEAILNCVPQLHDQSLPPSQGFKKKGSHIPLLSRPTEPSYEERRAKLSSCT; translated from the exons ATGGGGACGCAGGTGAGCGATGGTGATTACGTGGCCAGCTTGCAAGCCAGGGTCAAG GAATTAGAAGCTGAGAATGCAAATCTTTTATCTCGACTTGCTCATTGTCACTGCTCTCAG GATGATCAAATATTATATGGTCCCGATTATAAAGATGCGAAAGTGACCGAACCGAAAAAATCCAATGGGGAATCACAAAGGAAGATAAGGAATAAGCCAG GCTATAGCACAGCGTTTCTGAGTCATCACAGCAAGAGATATGTAGCTTTAAAAGTAATGTACTTTGGAAAAAG GTTCTATGGTTTTTCTGCCGAGGCACAAATGGAACCATCTGTTGAG TCTGAAATTTTTAAAGCTCTTAAGACAACAAGGCTATTGGTTGGTGATAAGAAGGATTCGCAGTATTCGAGATGTGGTAGAACAGACAAAGGAGTTTCCTCTGTTGGACAA GTGATAGCTCTTTTTCTTAGATCAAAGCTCAAAATATCTGGAGTAAATAATGGAAGTTCTGGAGAATATGTTTTTGAAGAGAAACACG AAGGGGAGCTTGATTATGTGAGGGTAATAAATCGAGAGCTTCCAAATGACATTCGAGTTCTGGGCTGGTGTCCTGTTCCTGTTGATTTCCATGCAAG GTTCAGCTGTTTAAGCAGGGAGTATAAATATTTCTTTTGGAAAGAAAACTTGAATATCCTG GCTATGAAGACTGCTGGAACAAAACTTTTAGGAGAACATGACTTTAGAAACTTCTGTAAAATGGATGCAGCAAATGTGCACACCTACATGCGGTGCATCTCAATGTTTGACATTTCTCCAACAGATGTGAG TTATGATGGTAATCAACTCTGGGTAATTAAATTCAGAGGTAGGGCTTTTCTATGGCATCAGGTTCGCTGCATGGTTGCTGTTCTCTTCTTGGTTGGCCAAGGTCTTGAATCTCCGGAT TTGTGCAGGGACATCCAACTGCAGGGGCGCGAGTTCGAACCTACGACATCTCACTTATTCACCTTTAAGAG GATCCCCAGGAAACCTCAGTACGTTATGGCTTCAGAAGCTCCTTTGGTTCTTCAATCATGTGAATTTGAAAATCTCAAGTTTATGTGTTCACCAG ATTCGGGAAAGGCACTGCGCGCACACCTGGTTAATGAATGCCAAATTTACCAGCTTGAAACTGCAATTTTTGGTGAAGCTATTCTTAATTGCGTGCCTCAACTGCACG ATCAAAGCTTGCCACCAAGTCAAGGATTCAAGAAGAAAGGCTCCCATATCCCTCTCTTATCCCGACCAACTGAGC CATCTTACGAAGAACGGCGTGCCAAACTCAGCTCATGCACATGA
- the LOC127093127 gene encoding uncharacterized protein LOC127093127 isoform X2, with protein sequence MGTQVSDGDYVASLQARVKELEAENANLLSRLAHCHCSQDDQILYGPDYKDAKVTEPKKSNGESQRKIRNKPGYSTAFLSHHSKRYVALKVMYFGKRFYGFSAEAQMEPSVESEIFKALKTTRLLVGDKKDSQYSRCGRTDKGVSSVGQVIALFLRSKLKISGVNNGSSGEYVFEEKHEGELDYVRVINRELPNDIRVLGWCPVPVDFHARFSCLSREYKYFFWKENLNILAMKTAGTKLLGEHDFRNFCKMDAANVHTYMRCISMFDISPTDVSYDGNQLWVIKFRGRAFLWHQVRCMVAVLFLVGQGLESPDVIDILLDTNRIPRKPQYVMASEAPLVLQSCEFENLKFMCSPDSGKALRAHLVNECQIYQLETAIFGEAILNCVPQLHDQSLPPSQGFKKKGSHIPLLSRPTEPSYEERRAKLSSCT encoded by the exons ATGGGGACGCAGGTGAGCGATGGTGATTACGTGGCCAGCTTGCAAGCCAGGGTCAAG GAATTAGAAGCTGAGAATGCAAATCTTTTATCTCGACTTGCTCATTGTCACTGCTCTCAG GATGATCAAATATTATATGGTCCCGATTATAAAGATGCGAAAGTGACCGAACCGAAAAAATCCAATGGGGAATCACAAAGGAAGATAAGGAATAAGCCAG GCTATAGCACAGCGTTTCTGAGTCATCACAGCAAGAGATATGTAGCTTTAAAAGTAATGTACTTTGGAAAAAG GTTCTATGGTTTTTCTGCCGAGGCACAAATGGAACCATCTGTTGAG TCTGAAATTTTTAAAGCTCTTAAGACAACAAGGCTATTGGTTGGTGATAAGAAGGATTCGCAGTATTCGAGATGTGGTAGAACAGACAAAGGAGTTTCCTCTGTTGGACAA GTGATAGCTCTTTTTCTTAGATCAAAGCTCAAAATATCTGGAGTAAATAATGGAAGTTCTGGAGAATATGTTTTTGAAGAGAAACACG AAGGGGAGCTTGATTATGTGAGGGTAATAAATCGAGAGCTTCCAAATGACATTCGAGTTCTGGGCTGGTGTCCTGTTCCTGTTGATTTCCATGCAAG GTTCAGCTGTTTAAGCAGGGAGTATAAATATTTCTTTTGGAAAGAAAACTTGAATATCCTG GCTATGAAGACTGCTGGAACAAAACTTTTAGGAGAACATGACTTTAGAAACTTCTGTAAAATGGATGCAGCAAATGTGCACACCTACATGCGGTGCATCTCAATGTTTGACATTTCTCCAACAGATGTGAG TTATGATGGTAATCAACTCTGGGTAATTAAATTCAGAGGTAGGGCTTTTCTATGGCATCAGGTTCGCTGCATGGTTGCTGTTCTCTTCTTGGTTGGCCAAGGTCTTGAATCTCCGGAT GTGATTGACATACTACTGGACACTAACAGGATCCCCAGGAAACCTCAGTACGTTATGGCTTCAGAAGCTCCTTTGGTTCTTCAATCATGTGAATTTGAAAATCTCAAGTTTATGTGTTCACCAG ATTCGGGAAAGGCACTGCGCGCACACCTGGTTAATGAATGCCAAATTTACCAGCTTGAAACTGCAATTTTTGGTGAAGCTATTCTTAATTGCGTGCCTCAACTGCACG ATCAAAGCTTGCCACCAAGTCAAGGATTCAAGAAGAAAGGCTCCCATATCCCTCTCTTATCCCGACCAACTGAGC CATCTTACGAAGAACGGCGTGCCAAACTCAGCTCATGCACATGA
- the LOC127093127 gene encoding uncharacterized protein LOC127093127 isoform X3, whose amino-acid sequence MYFGKRFYGFSAEAQMEPSVESEIFKALKTTRLLVGDKKDSQYSRCGRTDKGVSSVGQVIALFLRSKLKISGVNNGSSGEYVFEEKHEGELDYVRVINRELPNDIRVLGWCPVPVDFHARFSCLSREYKYFFWKENLNILAMKTAGTKLLGEHDFRNFCKMDAANVHTYMRCISMFDISPTDVSYDGNQLWVIKFRGRAFLWHQVRCMVAVLFLVGQGLESPDLCRDIQLQGREFEPTTSHLFTFKRIPRKPQYVMASEAPLVLQSCEFENLKFMCSPDSGKALRAHLVNECQIYQLETAIFGEAILNCVPQLHDQSLPPSQGFKKKGSHIPLLSRPTEPSYEERRAKLSSCT is encoded by the exons ATGTACTTTGGAAAAAG GTTCTATGGTTTTTCTGCCGAGGCACAAATGGAACCATCTGTTGAG TCTGAAATTTTTAAAGCTCTTAAGACAACAAGGCTATTGGTTGGTGATAAGAAGGATTCGCAGTATTCGAGATGTGGTAGAACAGACAAAGGAGTTTCCTCTGTTGGACAA GTGATAGCTCTTTTTCTTAGATCAAAGCTCAAAATATCTGGAGTAAATAATGGAAGTTCTGGAGAATATGTTTTTGAAGAGAAACACG AAGGGGAGCTTGATTATGTGAGGGTAATAAATCGAGAGCTTCCAAATGACATTCGAGTTCTGGGCTGGTGTCCTGTTCCTGTTGATTTCCATGCAAG GTTCAGCTGTTTAAGCAGGGAGTATAAATATTTCTTTTGGAAAGAAAACTTGAATATCCTG GCTATGAAGACTGCTGGAACAAAACTTTTAGGAGAACATGACTTTAGAAACTTCTGTAAAATGGATGCAGCAAATGTGCACACCTACATGCGGTGCATCTCAATGTTTGACATTTCTCCAACAGATGTGAG TTATGATGGTAATCAACTCTGGGTAATTAAATTCAGAGGTAGGGCTTTTCTATGGCATCAGGTTCGCTGCATGGTTGCTGTTCTCTTCTTGGTTGGCCAAGGTCTTGAATCTCCGGAT TTGTGCAGGGACATCCAACTGCAGGGGCGCGAGTTCGAACCTACGACATCTCACTTATTCACCTTTAAGAG GATCCCCAGGAAACCTCAGTACGTTATGGCTTCAGAAGCTCCTTTGGTTCTTCAATCATGTGAATTTGAAAATCTCAAGTTTATGTGTTCACCAG ATTCGGGAAAGGCACTGCGCGCACACCTGGTTAATGAATGCCAAATTTACCAGCTTGAAACTGCAATTTTTGGTGAAGCTATTCTTAATTGCGTGCCTCAACTGCACG ATCAAAGCTTGCCACCAAGTCAAGGATTCAAGAAGAAAGGCTCCCATATCCCTCTCTTATCCCGACCAACTGAGC CATCTTACGAAGAACGGCGTGCCAAACTCAGCTCATGCACATGA